The Cellulophaga sp. L1A9 genome window below encodes:
- a CDS encoding glycine--tRNA ligase produces the protein MANQEDKFKKVISHAKEYGYVFQSSEIYDGLSAVYDYAQNGAELKKNIREYWWKAMVQMNDNIVGIDTAIFMHPTVWKASGHVDAFNDPLIDNKDSKKRYRADVLVEDYTSKIEAKIDKEVAKAGKRFGDSFDKEQFLATNQRVVDYQEKINTILKRLGKSLENEDLVDVRNLIDELDIVCPISGSKNWTDVKQFNLMFGTKLGASADSAMDLYLRPETAQGIFVNFLNVQKTGRMKIPFGIAQVGKAFRNEIVARQFIFRQREFEQMEMQFFIQPGTQQEWYEKWKENRMKWHLSLGMGQDNYRFHDHEKLAHYADAAADIEFKFPFGFKELEGIHSRTDFDLSQHEKFSGKKLQYFDNDLKKNYVPYVVETSIGLDRMFLAVFSNSLEEEELENGTTRTVLKLPAVLAPTKAAVFPLVKKDGLPELAHEIIDELKWEFNVFYDEKDAVGKRYRRQDANGTPFCITVDHQSLEDKTVTIRHRDTMEQERVAISDLKAIINKAVAMKEWLMKI, from the coding sequence ATGGCAAATCAAGAAGATAAATTTAAAAAAGTAATATCGCATGCTAAGGAGTATGGGTATGTTTTTCAATCCAGTGAAATTTACGATGGGTTAAGTGCTGTTTATGACTATGCTCAAAATGGTGCTGAACTAAAAAAGAACATTCGAGAATATTGGTGGAAAGCCATGGTTCAAATGAATGATAATATTGTGGGGATTGATACTGCAATTTTTATGCACCCTACCGTATGGAAAGCATCGGGACATGTAGATGCTTTCAATGATCCGTTAATAGATAACAAAGATTCTAAAAAAAGATATCGTGCCGATGTTTTGGTAGAAGATTATACTTCTAAAATTGAAGCTAAAATAGATAAAGAAGTGGCCAAAGCAGGTAAGCGTTTTGGAGATTCTTTTGATAAAGAGCAATTTTTAGCTACAAACCAACGTGTTGTAGATTATCAAGAAAAGATTAATACAATATTAAAACGTTTAGGCAAATCTTTAGAAAATGAAGATTTAGTAGATGTTCGTAACCTTATTGATGAGTTAGATATTGTTTGCCCAATTTCTGGTTCAAAAAACTGGACAGATGTAAAGCAATTTAATCTAATGTTTGGCACCAAATTAGGTGCGTCTGCAGATAGTGCAATGGACTTATACCTAAGACCAGAGACTGCCCAAGGAATATTTGTAAATTTCTTAAACGTTCAGAAAACAGGACGTATGAAAATTCCTTTCGGAATTGCGCAAGTAGGTAAAGCTTTCCGAAATGAAATTGTTGCACGTCAGTTTATTTTCCGTCAACGCGAGTTTGAACAAATGGAAATGCAATTTTTTATCCAACCAGGAACACAGCAAGAATGGTATGAAAAATGGAAAGAAAACCGCATGAAATGGCACCTTTCTTTAGGAATGGGTCAAGATAACTACCGTTTTCATGATCATGAAAAGTTGGCACATTATGCCGATGCAGCAGCAGATATTGAATTTAAATTCCCATTCGGGTTTAAAGAATTAGAAGGGATACATTCCAGAACTGATTTTGATTTATCACAGCATGAGAAATTTTCTGGTAAAAAATTACAATATTTTGATAACGATTTAAAAAAGAACTATGTCCCTTACGTTGTAGAAACCTCTATAGGTTTAGATCGTATGTTCTTAGCAGTTTTCTCTAATTCTTTAGAAGAAGAAGAACTAGAAAATGGCACAACAAGAACGGTATTAAAATTGCCTGCAGTTTTAGCACCTACCAAAGCGGCTGTTTTTCCTCTAGTAAAAAAAGATGGACTTCCAGAATTGGCTCATGAAATTATAGATGAATTAAAGTGGGAGTTTAATGTTTTTTATGATGAAAAAGATGCCGTAGGGAAACGTTATAGAAGACAAGATGCCAATGGTACACCATTTTGTATTACCGTAGATCATCAGTCTTTAGAAGATAAAACGGTTACTATTCGTCATCGTGATACTATGGAGCAAGAAAGAGTTGCCATCAGTGATTTAAAAGCTATAATAAATAAAGCTGTTGCCATGAAAGAATGGTTAATGAAAATCTAA
- a CDS encoding ComF family protein: MSKGERLICTVCRNQLPLTEYTYNVENPFDSIFYGRVSVKKSNSFLFFTDNGIVKNLIHHLKYKNQEHIGDFLGDWCGSILREKGNIPKIDLVIPVPLHKKKLKKRGYNQVSLFAQKIATHLNSTYLEDVLIKTKNTKTQTKKDRFFRWQSNQDLFQLNPKHTIANKNILLVDDVVTTGATLESCVKAFDAEEGISIYILTMAIVL, translated from the coding sequence TTGAGTAAAGGTGAACGATTAATATGTACCGTTTGTCGAAACCAATTGCCGCTTACCGAATACACCTATAACGTAGAAAACCCATTTGATAGTATTTTTTACGGAAGAGTTTCTGTAAAAAAATCTAACTCCTTCCTTTTTTTTACTGATAATGGGATTGTCAAAAACCTTATTCATCACTTAAAATACAAAAATCAAGAACATATTGGTGATTTTCTGGGAGATTGGTGCGGAAGTATTCTTCGCGAAAAAGGAAATATCCCTAAGATTGACCTTGTCATTCCGGTGCCTTTACATAAAAAAAAGCTTAAAAAACGCGGATACAATCAGGTTAGCTTATTTGCTCAGAAAATTGCAACCCATTTAAATAGTACCTATCTTGAAGATGTGCTGATAAAAACTAAAAACACAAAAACGCAAACCAAAAAAGATCGTTTTTTTAGATGGCAAAGCAATCAAGATTTATTTCAACTAAACCCTAAACATACAATTGCAAATAAAAACATACTTCTTGTAGATGATGTAGTCACTACGGGTGCTACTTTAGAGTCTTGTGTAAAAGCTTTTGATGCTGAAGAAGGCATTTCTATCTACATACTAACCATGGCTATAGTCTTATAA